Proteins from a genomic interval of Francisella salimarina:
- a CDS encoding KdsC family phosphatase → MKQNVVNSIKLVIFDVDGVLTDSRIIISNDGNEFKNFNVKDGLGIVLLQKLGIKVAIITGKESKIVQQRLQSLGLDPQDIYQGQKNKIKAYESLKNKYSLNDQNIAYMGDDLPDLVLMNKVGLSATPTDSISLVKEYANYVCQNNGGNAAVREFCDYIIKQSGFYDKVIKDFIETGEVK, encoded by the coding sequence ATGAAGCAAAATGTCGTAAATAGTATTAAACTAGTAATCTTTGATGTCGACGGTGTCCTTACAGATAGTAGAATAATAATCTCAAATGACGGAAATGAGTTTAAAAACTTTAATGTTAAAGATGGTCTTGGTATCGTTCTGTTACAGAAATTGGGTATTAAAGTTGCAATTATAACTGGTAAAGAATCAAAGATTGTTCAGCAGAGACTTCAAAGTTTAGGTCTAGATCCCCAAGATATTTATCAAGGCCAAAAAAATAAAATCAAAGCATATGAAAGCTTAAAAAATAAATATAGTCTAAATGATCAGAATATTGCTTATATGGGGGATGATTTGCCAGATCTTGTGTTAATGAATAAGGTAGGGTTGTCTGCAACGCCTACAGACTCAATATCACTAGTAAAAGAATATGCAAACTATGTATGCCAAAATAATGGTGGTAATGCTGCAGTTAGGGAGTTTTGTGACTATATTATTAAGCAATCAGGTTTTTATGATAAGGTTATTAAAGATTTTATTGAGACTGGTGAGGTTAAATAA
- the rpoD gene encoding RNA polymerase sigma factor RpoD, whose protein sequence is MTREDLLSDLKDLIVDGKERGYLTRADILDALPGDVSDDPKKYEEIEAILIDAGIDVYDRTPQLDEDDERKVSEANLDDLKGKTSDPIRMYMREMGIVDLLDKKGETDIAIRIEEGTTEVFSTILSYPIVIKTYIERFRELEEKADDYMSSQDIEDESVAKYIRFNEIIAGFSDEQITEEKVAEDDHDEKIDTQRAYNFFVNLEKMFEEYQEKPNKKLYNKIVKEFECLRLSTSHLQKLVDYIRLPYARVKEFERKILRLCVERSKTPRQEFIKVYEIGSVEWLEPLTKKYKFTDNTIKEINNLTKQINQFQTLMMMKVEELKKVNVEISKSEAKITQAKKEMIEANLRLVVSEAKKYTNRGLHFLDIIQEGNIGLMKAVDKFDYRKGFKFSTYATWWIRQAITRSIADQARTIRVPVHMIETINKVNRIKRQILQEKGREATEEEIIEYTPNMTKDKLKKILNISHTPISMESPIGDDEDSTVGDFIEDKNNYSPIEAANLENLREAIKELIDTGLTEREAKVLMMRFGIGMNTDHTLEEVGKQFNVTRERIRQIEAKALRKLKHPSRSAFLKTFL, encoded by the coding sequence ATGACAAGAGAAGATTTACTTTCTGATCTAAAAGATTTGATAGTTGATGGTAAAGAAAGAGGTTATTTAACTAGAGCAGACATTCTGGATGCATTACCAGGAGATGTGTCAGACGATCCTAAAAAGTATGAAGAAATAGAAGCTATACTTATAGATGCTGGTATTGATGTTTATGATAGAACTCCTCAATTAGATGAAGATGATGAACGAAAAGTAAGTGAGGCGAACTTAGATGATTTGAAAGGTAAGACTTCTGATCCTATCCGTATGTATATGCGAGAAATGGGTATAGTAGATCTTTTAGATAAAAAAGGTGAGACTGATATCGCCATCAGAATCGAAGAAGGTACTACGGAAGTTTTTAGTACTATTTTGAGTTACCCAATAGTTATTAAAACTTATATTGAACGCTTTCGTGAATTAGAAGAAAAAGCTGATGATTACATGTCATCACAAGATATTGAAGATGAGTCTGTAGCTAAGTATATTCGCTTTAATGAAATTATAGCGGGCTTCAGTGATGAGCAGATTACAGAAGAAAAAGTTGCGGAAGATGATCATGATGAGAAGATTGATACTCAAAGAGCATATAATTTCTTTGTAAACCTTGAGAAAATGTTTGAGGAGTACCAGGAAAAACCTAATAAAAAGCTATATAACAAAATAGTCAAAGAGTTTGAATGTTTAAGGTTATCTACTTCTCACTTGCAGAAATTGGTTGACTACATTAGACTCCCTTATGCTCGAGTTAAAGAGTTCGAGAGAAAAATACTTAGATTGTGCGTAGAAAGATCAAAAACTCCTCGTCAGGAGTTTATCAAGGTATATGAAATTGGCTCTGTTGAGTGGCTGGAGCCTTTAACTAAAAAATATAAATTTACAGATAATACTATCAAAGAAATTAATAACTTAACTAAGCAAATTAATCAATTTCAGACTCTGATGATGATGAAAGTTGAAGAACTTAAAAAAGTTAATGTTGAAATTTCTAAGAGTGAAGCAAAAATTACTCAAGCTAAAAAAGAAATGATAGAAGCAAACTTAAGACTAGTTGTTTCAGAGGCTAAAAAATATACTAATAGAGGTTTGCATTTCTTGGATATTATACAAGAAGGTAATATTGGTCTAATGAAGGCTGTTGATAAGTTTGATTACAGAAAAGGTTTTAAGTTTTCAACTTATGCAACTTGGTGGATTCGTCAGGCAATCACTCGTTCTATTGCGGATCAAGCTAGAACAATTCGAGTTCCAGTTCATATGATTGAAACTATCAATAAAGTTAATAGAATTAAACGTCAAATACTTCAAGAGAAAGGACGCGAGGCTACAGAAGAGGAGATTATTGAATACACTCCAAATATGACTAAGGATAAGCTTAAAAAAATTCTTAATATCTCGCATACTCCTATTTCTATGGAGAGTCCAATTGGTGATGATGAAGATTCAACAGTAGGTGACTTTATTGAGGATAAGAATAATTATTCCCCAATTGAGGCAGCAAACTTAGAGAACTTAAGAGAGGCTATTAAGGAGCTTATTGATACGGGTTTAACTGAAAGAGAAGCAAAAGTTCTTATGATGCGTTTTGGTATTGGTATGAATACGGACCATACTCTTGAAGAAGTAGGTAAGCAGTTCAATGTAACCAGAGAACGTATTAGGCAGATTGAAGCAAAAGCTCTTAGAAAGCTAAAGCATCCATCAAGATCGGCATTCTTAAAAACATTTTTATAA
- the ppa gene encoding inorganic diphosphatase, whose protein sequence is MLKNIPCGKDIPNDFNVVIEIPQDSDPIKYEFDKDSDMIVVDRFMSSTMRYPCNYGFVPNTLYDDGDPIDVLVLAPYPLAVGCVINCRAVGVFKMEDDGGVDAKIIAVPSSKLTKEYDHINDVDDLPVSLKQKVEHFFTHYKDLDSGKWVKVDGWDDVAFAKKEIEKSVNNYK, encoded by the coding sequence ATGCTAAAAAATATACCTTGTGGAAAAGATATTCCTAATGATTTCAATGTTGTTATTGAAATACCCCAAGATAGTGATCCGATCAAGTATGAGTTTGATAAAGATAGTGACATGATAGTTGTTGACAGATTTATGTCATCTACTATGAGATATCCTTGTAACTATGGTTTCGTACCAAATACTCTTTACGATGATGGAGACCCAATTGATGTGTTAGTATTGGCTCCATATCCTCTTGCGGTAGGTTGTGTGATTAACTGTAGAGCAGTTGGTGTTTTCAAAATGGAAGATGATGGTGGTGTTGATGCAAAAATTATTGCAGTACCAAGCTCTAAATTAACTAAGGAATATGATCATATAAATGATGTTGATGATTTGCCTGTTTCTTTAAAACAAAAAGTTGAGCATTTCTTCACTCATTATAAAGATCTTGATTCTGGTAAGTGGGTAAAAGTTGATGGCTGGGATGATGTCGCTTTTGCTAAAAAAGAAATCGAAAAATCTGTAAATAATTATAAATAA
- a CDS encoding HP0495 family protein, which translates to MSEDNNSNQPETFFEFPCQFPIKIMANPQKETVEFILKVFEKHVPKHDEIDFNTKESKTGKYISITAIFTADSKQQLDNIYKEISSHPEVHMVL; encoded by the coding sequence ATGTCTGAAGATAATAACAGTAATCAGCCAGAAACTTTTTTTGAGTTTCCCTGTCAATTTCCAATAAAGATTATGGCAAACCCACAGAAAGAGACTGTTGAATTTATTCTTAAAGTCTTTGAAAAACATGTTCCAAAACATGATGAGATTGATTTTAATACCAAAGAAAGTAAAACTGGTAAATATATATCTATTACAGCCATATTTACAGCTGATAGCAAACAACAGTTAGATAATATTTACAAAGAAATTTCTAGCCATCCTGAAGTACACATGGTTTTATAA
- a CDS encoding acyl-CoA thioesterase: MKSNIFKHTVNIRFADTDKYGHVNNCTYFNYFEEARTTWAYENSGLMSWATQNSIQLVITEQTCKYILPLLHPNKIEVTQHITKIGAVSIEFDYEIRLINNEQVITKASAKLACYNTKTGRLQKIPNELKKMILEKNDRN, from the coding sequence ATGAAATCAAATATTTTTAAGCATACTGTAAATATTCGCTTTGCTGACACTGATAAATATGGACATGTAAATAACTGTACCTACTTTAACTATTTTGAAGAAGCTAGAACAACATGGGCATATGAAAATAGTGGATTAATGTCTTGGGCCACTCAAAACTCTATCCAACTTGTAATTACAGAACAAACCTGTAAATACATCTTACCACTACTACACCCTAATAAGATTGAAGTAACTCAACATATTACTAAAATTGGTGCAGTAAGCATCGAATTTGATTATGAGATACGCTTAATTAATAATGAACAAGTTATTACAAAAGCAAGTGCTAAACTTGCATGTTACAATACAAAGACAGGAAGATTACAAAAAATACCTAATGAACTAAAA
- the rpsU gene encoding 30S ribosomal protein S21 yields MPSVRVKEREPFDVALRRFKRSCEKAGIVSELRRREYFEKPTWARKRKKAAAVKRAYKSNMMARR; encoded by the coding sequence ATGCCAAGCGTTAGAGTTAAAGAAAGAGAACCTTTTGATGTTGCTCTTAGAAGATTTAAGAGATCTTGTGAGAAGGCTGGAATAGTATCTGAACTACGTCGTAGAGAGTACTTTGAAAAGCCAACTTGGGCACGTAAAAGAAAGAAAGCTGCTGCTGTCAAAAGAGCTTACAAGAGCAATATGATGGCTAGAAGGTAG
- the dnaG gene encoding DNA primase, whose product MAKKISNSFIKELVASADIADVVSRYVNLKKSGKNYKACCPFHNEKTPSFYVNTQKKFFHCFGCGVSGDALTFVKKINNLDFVEAVNNLAEIVGKPIEYENYSQEDLQREHLFNKCIGFLAIAQKYYRWNLGNSVSKEKAIEYLKKRGIDSGLAKVFGIGYSSEGWNNITQLAKSVNVSEDILIDTGLSIKSDKGNVYDRFRNRIMFPIRNIQGSVIGYGGRVIDDSDTVKYLNSPETIVFQKNNILYGLYEYRERKKQHPELANQSLIVVEGYMDVVGLAQYGFYSAVATLGTAFSQNHAKILFRESNSVILCFDGDSAGQNAAIRSIKIILPILDGNKKLRILTLKEGKDPDDYIKEHGLISFQSELDNSLLVSDFIIRHIIGNRDISKAECKAEILENLKDFLSDVDENIYSESIVSTVSEKINISSDQVKRLIKLGKQKFSIDTMNKSNHMIKQKRLSKNILLEEVVLAEIFVNIDDFRILLKENDFEIFSTSKNLDILVKSLKILKEDSSNQIETVVLIQFLAEDYPDYREYFFELLSYGINKARKKSDGEQYCSQILNDLKRVEANSVKEQLNHLGSLPFRTDVQEMERKYLVAKLGNKI is encoded by the coding sequence ATGGCAAAAAAGATTTCAAATAGTTTTATAAAAGAGCTTGTTGCAAGTGCTGATATTGCAGATGTTGTGTCTAGATATGTCAACCTCAAGAAATCTGGAAAAAATTATAAAGCATGTTGTCCATTTCATAATGAAAAAACGCCTTCATTTTATGTTAATACTCAAAAGAAATTTTTTCATTGCTTCGGGTGTGGTGTATCTGGAGATGCCTTAACTTTCGTTAAAAAAATAAATAATTTAGACTTCGTAGAAGCAGTTAATAATTTAGCAGAGATTGTGGGGAAACCCATTGAATATGAGAATTATTCACAAGAAGATTTGCAAAGAGAACATCTTTTTAATAAGTGTATTGGTTTTTTAGCGATAGCTCAAAAATATTATCGTTGGAATCTTGGTAATTCAGTATCAAAAGAAAAAGCTATAGAGTATCTTAAGAAAAGAGGAATCGATAGTGGATTAGCTAAAGTGTTTGGTATTGGATATTCATCGGAAGGTTGGAATAATATTACCCAGCTTGCTAAATCTGTCAATGTATCTGAAGATATATTAATTGATACAGGTCTTTCAATAAAGAGTGATAAAGGAAATGTTTATGACCGTTTTCGCAATAGAATAATGTTTCCTATAAGAAATATTCAAGGAAGCGTTATTGGTTATGGCGGTAGGGTGATTGATGATTCTGATACAGTTAAATACTTGAACTCTCCAGAAACTATAGTTTTTCAAAAAAATAATATTTTGTATGGATTATATGAATATAGAGAGAGAAAAAAACAACATCCTGAGTTGGCAAATCAAAGTCTTATTGTTGTAGAGGGGTATATGGATGTTGTTGGGTTGGCTCAATATGGTTTTTATTCTGCTGTGGCAACGTTAGGAACAGCATTTTCACAAAATCATGCAAAAATATTATTCCGTGAGAGTAACTCAGTGATACTTTGCTTTGATGGCGATAGTGCTGGACAAAACGCGGCTATCCGAAGTATTAAAATAATTTTACCTATTTTAGATGGTAATAAAAAACTTAGAATACTTACTCTAAAGGAAGGAAAGGATCCTGACGATTATATCAAAGAACATGGGTTGATAAGTTTCCAGAGTGAACTAGATAACTCTTTGTTGGTTTCAGATTTTATAATAAGACATATAATAGGCAATAGAGATATTTCTAAAGCTGAGTGTAAAGCAGAAATTTTGGAGAATTTAAAAGATTTTTTATCTGATGTTGATGAAAATATTTATTCAGAGAGTATTGTATCAACCGTCTCAGAGAAAATAAATATTAGTTCTGATCAAGTAAAAAGATTAATCAAGCTAGGAAAGCAAAAATTTAGTATTGATACTATGAATAAGAGTAATCATATGATTAAGCAAAAAAGGCTTTCAAAAAATATTTTACTTGAAGAGGTAGTGTTAGCTGAAATTTTTGTTAATATTGATGATTTTCGCATTCTACTAAAAGAAAATGACTTTGAAATATTTTCTACTTCAAAAAATCTTGATATTCTTGTAAAAAGCTTGAAAATTTTAAAAGAAGACTCATCTAATCAAATAGAAACTGTGGTATTGATACAGTTTTTGGCAGAGGACTATCCTGACTATAGAGAGTATTTCTTTGAGTTATTGAGTTATGGCATTAACAAGGCTAGAAAAAAATCTGATGGTGAACAGTATTGCAGTCAGATATTAAATGACTTAAAAAGGGTTGAAGCTAATAGTGTAAAAGAGCAGCTTAATCATTTAGGGTCTCTACCTTTTAGGACAGATGTTCAAGAGATGGAACGTAAGTATTTAGTAGCAAAATTAGGTAATAAAATATAA
- a CDS encoding transglycosylase SLT domain-containing protein: MKKIVKLILITTVILLLGSCSTEPPKNINNACSIIHQYPDWYYDMIDSYDRWGIPLNIQMAFVRQESSFRADAQPSMQYYFGFIPKGRASSAYGYAQALDGTWEHYKKETKQSFVSRSDYADAVDFIGWYLNNVHNKTGISKTNTYDLYLAYHEGIGGYRRGSHRNNSFLKNYARKTADVAQKYAIQLQNCEVPRKPLLSYIF, encoded by the coding sequence ATGAAAAAGATAGTAAAACTAATACTGATTACCACAGTCATATTACTCTTGGGTTCTTGCTCAACAGAGCCTCCAAAAAATATAAACAATGCGTGTAGTATAATCCACCAATATCCTGACTGGTACTACGACATGATAGACTCCTACGATCGTTGGGGGATACCTCTAAATATACAAATGGCATTCGTACGTCAAGAATCTTCATTCAGGGCTGATGCACAACCTTCTATGCAATATTATTTTGGCTTTATTCCAAAAGGTAGAGCATCCAGCGCTTATGGTTATGCACAGGCTCTAGATGGCACATGGGAGCATTACAAGAAAGAAACTAAACAATCTTTTGTCTCACGTTCTGATTATGCTGATGCTGTAGATTTCATAGGTTGGTATTTAAACAATGTCCATAATAAAACAGGTATAAGTAAAACAAATACTTATGATTTATATCTTGCATACCATGAGGGTATTGGAGGATATAGAAGAGGCAGTCATAGAAATAATTCATTCTTAAAAAACTATGCCCGTAAAACCGCTGATGTAGCTCAAAAATATGCTATACAATTACAAAACTGTGAAGTACCTCGCAAACCCCTACTGTCATATATTTTCTAA
- the lipB gene encoding lipoyl(octanoyl) transferase LipB — protein sequence MKEDIIIRDLGLQPYSNVFERMADFTTERDNTTKDEIWLVEHLSVFTQGKHGKSKHILNPHNIPIVETDRGGQVTYHGPGQVVIYFMLDIKRNKLGAKKLVDVVEQACINILQKHYNLDPHIIENAHGIYIDNKKIASLGLRIKQGKSYHGIAINTKMDLTPFSYINPCGYSDLEMCQLSDFIDNIDTKIVQKQYVDEFIKLIKA from the coding sequence ATGAAAGAAGATATCATAATTAGAGATTTAGGATTACAGCCATACTCTAATGTTTTTGAACGAATGGCTGATTTCACAACCGAACGTGACAATACTACTAAGGATGAGATTTGGCTTGTTGAACACCTGAGTGTTTTTACACAAGGAAAACATGGCAAATCCAAACATATCCTAAATCCGCACAATATACCTATTGTTGAAACCGATAGAGGTGGACAAGTTACATATCACGGTCCTGGTCAAGTTGTAATATACTTTATGCTTGATATAAAAAGAAATAAACTTGGTGCAAAAAAATTAGTTGATGTAGTAGAGCAAGCCTGTATCAATATACTTCAAAAGCACTATAATCTTGACCCTCACATTATTGAGAATGCCCATGGCATATATATTGATAATAAAAAAATAGCTTCTCTTGGCTTAAGAATAAAGCAAGGTAAAAGCTACCACGGCATTGCTATAAATACTAAAATGGATCTTACGCCATTTAGTTATATTAACCCCTGTGGATATAGTGATTTAGAGATGTGCCAGCTATCGGACTTTATCGATAACATTGATACTAAAATAGTTCAAAAACAATATGTCGATGAGTTTATAAAACTAATTAAAGCTTAA
- a CDS encoding DUF3568 family protein, which produces MMKKIVLLFILISSIFSLNSCLLIGAGVYGVDQAASYSENLDYSVIDVSNSVLHVLREMPGVTITKNIITNQASEIDGDVNSERFKGTFSISVTRIADNSSTLSIKYDIFGDKVQSKRFLRNVKEDLHKNAA; this is translated from the coding sequence ATGATGAAAAAAATAGTATTATTATTTATACTAATATCAAGTATCTTTAGTCTTAACAGCTGTTTATTAATTGGAGCAGGTGTTTATGGTGTTGATCAAGCTGCGTCATACTCTGAGAACCTTGACTACTCTGTTATAGATGTTAGCAATTCAGTTTTGCACGTTCTTAGGGAAATGCCAGGTGTCACTATTACTAAGAATATTATAACTAATCAAGCATCAGAGATTGATGGCGATGTTAACTCGGAGAGATTCAAAGGGACGTTTAGTATTAGTGTGACTAGAATAGCTGACAATTCATCAACGTTATCTATTAAGTACGATATATTTGGTGATAAAGTTCAATCGAAAAGATTCTTAAGAAATGTTAAAGAAGATCTGCATAAAAATGCAGCTTGA
- a CDS encoding D-alanyl-D-alanine carboxypeptidase family protein: MKFKKMALLTASLVATTAFAAPNISSSSDPYFNGGNGLAQKDIIVRPVNIELDAPAWVAMNYRTGDVVSEKNMDVRRPPASLTKIMTSYIVASEIKAGNLSWDTMVPISAKAASTGGSKMYVKAGAKVSVKNLVTGMDVVSGNDATIALAEYIGGTADAFTDLMNQTAKAIGMNNTHFANPDGLPGGEQYTTAHDMALLARSYIYNFPEAYEIYDDRGLVWNATEQESVSIADRKQCLPKFDRSSGNVLESFTAKGLDSQAQDKCSKLFPKGDNFVLQNNRNRLLFTFDGADGMKTGHTDAAGYCLVSSAKQDGERFISVVLGTSSSAKRDSESSKLLRYAISKYENVLLYKANSPVTISADNIPNAKAGQKITVASTQNIYKTVPKTYIPFLKQGIVFTSGLKAPIKKGQPVGELVITLGDTKEKIASVPVISMNDISQRGWW; the protein is encoded by the coding sequence ATGAAATTTAAAAAGATGGCTTTATTAACAGCTAGTTTGGTTGCAACTACAGCATTCGCAGCACCCAATATTTCTTCTAGCTCAGACCCATATTTTAATGGAGGTAACGGACTAGCACAGAAAGATATAATAGTAAGACCTGTAAATATTGAGCTAGATGCTCCAGCATGGGTAGCTATGAATTATCGCACTGGTGATGTAGTTAGTGAGAAAAATATGGATGTGAGAAGACCTCCTGCTAGTTTGACCAAAATCATGACATCTTATATTGTTGCCAGTGAAATCAAAGCAGGAAACCTTAGTTGGGATACTATGGTACCAATAAGTGCAAAAGCTGCTTCAACTGGCGGATCTAAAATGTATGTGAAAGCAGGAGCTAAAGTATCTGTTAAAAATTTAGTAACAGGAATGGATGTTGTATCGGGTAATGATGCTACTATAGCTTTAGCAGAATATATCGGTGGTACTGCCGATGCATTTACTGATCTTATGAATCAAACAGCAAAAGCAATTGGAATGAATAATACTCACTTTGCCAACCCAGATGGGTTGCCTGGAGGAGAACAGTATACAACTGCGCATGACATGGCATTACTAGCTAGATCTTACATATATAATTTCCCTGAAGCATATGAGATATACGATGACAGAGGTTTGGTTTGGAATGCTACAGAGCAAGAATCTGTAAGTATAGCAGATCGCAAGCAATGTTTACCTAAATTTGATCGTTCAAGCGGTAATGTTTTAGAGAGTTTTACTGCAAAAGGGCTAGACTCTCAAGCTCAAGATAAGTGCTCAAAACTATTCCCTAAAGGCGACAACTTTGTACTTCAAAACAATCGAAACAGGCTTCTATTCACTTTTGATGGTGCTGATGGCATGAAAACAGGCCACACAGATGCAGCTGGCTATTGCTTAGTATCCTCTGCAAAACAAGATGGCGAGAGATTCATCTCTGTAGTACTTGGTACTAGTAGCTCGGCTAAAAGAGATTCAGAATCTTCTAAATTATTGAGGTATGCTATAAGTAAGTACGAAAATGTCTTATTATACAAAGCTAACTCTCCAGTCACAATAAGTGCTGATAACATCCCTAACGCCAAAGCTGGACAAAAGATAACTGTAGCCTCAACTCAAAATATTTATAAAACCGTACCTAAAACTTATATTCCATTCTTAAAGCAAGGTATTGTGTTTACATCCGGATTAAAAGCTCCAATTAAAAAAGGACAACCAGTAGGTGAACTAGTCATAACTCTTGGAGACACTAAAGAAAAAATAGCAAGTGTACCAGTGATATCTATGAATGATATATCACAAAGAGGTTGGTGGTAA
- the dacB gene encoding D-alanyl-D-alanine carboxypeptidase/D-alanyl-D-alanine endopeptidase, producing MIKRTKLLVAISIFVASANLSYASTRSEIQSLVKKYNLSNAKIAVAAQRTMTGADLYAYAENRSMKPASNNKVFTIVSGLFAIPSNFRFTTTVMYPSNRISNHTLYGDMYIKFTGNPALTGSQLSSLIRKIKTEKGISKITGDVYLVGVFSGPYIPRGWSKEDKTLCYGAPASSFTLNRNCTVIKLVKNPNSLTTRVVELSNASNIDIKNSAKYTSATKATILSMNDDNVVYISGYLSRTAEKMFKLAIRNPALKTVDTVNDFLSSSGVKHGKVLIASDIPAGYESQITTRSATIGHFFDQTLKHSDNLYAETILNTIGLQEKGIGSTKAGTEAVQSILYSKLGLDTSALTMYDGSGLSHLDRVSPEFMVDFLTKTFNSKVGKQFYNYLPSSGISGTIAYRMGGKLLGRVHAKTGTLSGVSTLSGYVLTAKNHRISFSIMLNDLKYSDRYNARRFQDKVVDVFYRNL from the coding sequence TTGATAAAAAGAACTAAGCTTTTAGTAGCTATATCTATATTTGTAGCAAGCGCAAACCTATCTTACGCATCTACTCGTAGCGAAATACAATCTCTTGTAAAAAAGTATAACTTATCTAATGCTAAAATTGCTGTAGCAGCCCAAAGAACTATGACAGGTGCTGATCTGTATGCCTATGCTGAAAACAGATCAATGAAACCTGCAAGTAATAATAAGGTATTTACAATCGTCTCAGGATTATTTGCTATTCCTAGTAACTTTAGATTTACAACTACTGTTATGTATCCATCTAATAGAATATCAAACCATACTCTCTATGGTGATATGTATATAAAATTTACTGGTAATCCAGCCCTTACTGGTAGTCAGTTATCATCATTGATAAGAAAGATAAAAACAGAAAAAGGAATATCTAAAATTACAGGCGATGTATATCTTGTTGGTGTATTTTCAGGACCATATATCCCTAGGGGTTGGTCTAAAGAAGATAAAACATTATGCTATGGTGCACCGGCTTCTAGCTTTACATTAAATAGAAACTGTACTGTTATAAAACTAGTTAAAAATCCAAATAGTTTAACTACTAGAGTTGTAGAGCTTAGCAATGCTAGCAACATTGACATAAAAAATTCAGCTAAATATACAAGTGCAACAAAGGCTACGATTTTATCAATGAATGATGATAACGTGGTATATATAAGTGGATATTTATCTAGAACAGCTGAAAAAATGTTTAAACTGGCAATTAGAAACCCTGCTTTAAAGACAGTAGATACTGTTAATGATTTTTTAAGTTCTAGTGGAGTAAAACATGGTAAGGTACTTATTGCTAGTGATATTCCAGCTGGTTATGAATCACAAATAACAACAAGATCAGCAACAATTGGACACTTCTTTGACCAAACTCTTAAACACTCTGACAATTTATATGCAGAAACTATACTAAATACTATTGGTTTACAAGAAAAAGGAATTGGCTCAACTAAAGCGGGTACTGAAGCTGTTCAAAGCATCTTATATTCAAAACTAGGATTAGACACGTCTGCTTTGACTATGTATGACGGATCTGGATTATCACATCTGGATAGAGTTAGTCCTGAATTTATGGTTGATTTCTTGACTAAAACTTTTAACAGTAAAGTTGGTAAACAATTCTATAATTACCTACCTTCATCTGGAATAAGTGGTACCATCGCATATAGAATGGGAGGCAAACTGCTTGGTCGAGTACATGCAAAAACAGGTACATTATCTGGAGTATCAACACTATCAGGCTATGTTTTAACTGCAAAAAACCATCGCATCTCATTTTCGATCATGCTAAATGATCTCAAGTACTCTGATCGTTACAATGCTCGTAGATTCCAAGATAAAGTTGTGGATGTTTTTTATAGGAATTTATAA
- a CDS encoding GatB/YqeY domain-containing protein, translating into MSQIFDQLTLDMKESMKNKDKNRLTTIRMAMSAIKQKQIDEKIDITDDIVTVVITKMIKQRQDSYNQYIQAERAELAEGEKKEIEILTKYMPKQLSDEEVVTIVQKAIESVGATSMKEMGKIMASVKKELAGRTDMSKVSAIVKSNLS; encoded by the coding sequence ATGTCACAAATTTTTGATCAATTGACTCTTGATATGAAAGAGTCAATGAAAAATAAAGATAAAAATAGATTAACTACTATTCGTATGGCTATGTCGGCCATTAAGCAAAAACAAATTGATGAGAAAATTGATATTACAGATGATATTGTTACAGTTGTAATAACAAAAATGATCAAGCAAAGACAAGACTCTTATAATCAATACATACAAGCAGAAAGAGCTGAGCTTGCAGAGGGTGAAAAAAAAGAGATTGAAATCTTGACTAAATATATGCCCAAACAGCTTAGTGATGAAGAGGTTGTGACTATTGTTCAAAAAGCAATAGAATCTGTTGGAGCTACCTCAATGAAAGAAATGGGTAAAATAATGGCTAGTGTAAAAAAAGAGCTTGCTGGTAGAACAGATATGAGTAAAGTGAGTGCTATAGTAAAGTCAAACTTATCTTAA